In Thiovibrio frasassiensis, one DNA window encodes the following:
- a CDS encoding YitT family protein has product MQDVLLIVMGSVLCATAINGILIRQNFVTGGITGISLIIHKFIPGVHLGWIYVVLNVPLFALAWMAVGRRFFFYSIFGALSLTLAIAFVHLDINLDDKMLNALLAGLILGVGAGLCLRSAGSQGGTDILSVMLMQRFSVGIGNTVLAVNAIVLLLVSIFYSIEALLYTLIVLYVASKCVNLVVTGLSQRKAVFIISAQWEEISREILKDIRRGVTIIKGEGGYARNEEHILYAVVPLTELGQLKRLVQQIDPAAFVVINDTLEVVNYRIGNQPHW; this is encoded by the coding sequence GTGCAGGATGTTCTTTTGATTGTGATGGGCAGCGTTCTGTGTGCCACCGCAATCAATGGGATCCTGATTCGTCAGAATTTCGTTACCGGCGGGATTACCGGCATCTCGTTGATAATCCATAAATTCATCCCAGGGGTTCATCTGGGGTGGATTTATGTCGTGCTGAATGTGCCGCTTTTTGCCTTGGCCTGGATGGCCGTAGGCAGACGGTTCTTTTTTTACTCCATTTTTGGCGCCCTTTCCTTAACGCTGGCCATCGCCTTTGTGCATCTCGATATCAACCTGGATGACAAGATGCTCAATGCCTTGCTGGCCGGGCTCATTCTCGGGGTCGGGGCGGGGCTGTGTTTACGGTCAGCGGGGTCGCAGGGCGGCACGGATATCCTGTCGGTGATGCTCATGCAGCGATTTTCCGTGGGGATTGGCAATACAGTCTTGGCGGTGAACGCCATTGTGCTCCTGTTGGTATCCATCTTCTATTCCATCGAGGCGCTGCTCTATACCCTGATCGTTCTTTATGTTGCCTCCAAGTGTGTCAATCTTGTGGTCACCGGACTCAGCCAACGGAAAGCAGTGTTCATCATCTCTGCCCAATGGGAGGAAATATCCCGGGAGATCCTCAAGGATATCCGGCGCGGGGTCACTATTATCAAGGGGGAAGGTGGGTATGCCAGAAATGAGGAGCATATCCTCTATGCGGTGGTTCCGCTGACAGAACTGGGCCAGTTGAAAAGACTGGTGCAGCAGATCGATCCCGCAGCTTTTGTGGTTATAAACGATACCTTGGAAGTCGTAAATTACAGGATCGGCAATCAGCCGCACTGGTAA